A genomic segment from Nicotiana tabacum cultivar K326 chromosome 7, ASM71507v2, whole genome shotgun sequence encodes:
- the LOC107814034 gene encoding uncharacterized protein LOC107814034, with protein sequence MSSVQRRQQPVDVSKENGGARVQQQQDVMQSRGGKMSSRLDTPTVTGAARIVPSRYRQTPQSLLRASSTSNPGFASVSAAAKLLQEAIATPLNPCAVSNGDGAIVHKKLSKVSTSNDADGCASAAATESNSCPNSPVCTQRKQQQIKFPKEHGSTRVQQQQLADVLQSKSSKTSSRLDTPTVTGAARIVPSRYRTPQSLHRHGPTNNPGGTLVSAADKLLREATATPVNPCTLSQDDGALISRKLSKVSTSHDVDSGATATTKGSSCPSSPVCTQITKGSSGPSSPVCTQSNKTRTLSAVRSSMPEIDRCLTERNRDNNNKTFDDCSSYKSASSTCARSLHLPAANNENSSSWLSLKPTDMFASIPSRSSFKMGSLCLPPHPSSNKLGADARKVRKGFSDQEDVHSFKLLYNRYLQWRFVNAKAETSMNSQRQDSERRLYSFAHQLTDLRDAVHQKRAELEYLQRIKTLSTILEAQSPCLEEWANLEEDYSTSLSGTTSALRNCSLRLPISAEVQVNTRELGDALNSSTKVMEMIGLQIQNFMQKAEETESLISELARVSGVERALVEECGDLLLKTYISQVTEWSLRGQMIQMHRDNLYQVQKE encoded by the coding sequence ATGTCCTCTGTTCAGAGAAGGCAGCAACCTGTAGATGTTTCCAAGGAAAATGGAGGTGCCAGAGTACAGCAACAACAAGATGTTATGCAGTCAAGAGGTGGTAAGATGTCCTCGCGGCTCGACACGCCTACAGTTACAGGTGCTGCTAGGATTGTCCCATCTAGATATAGGCAAACTCCTCAGTCCTTACTCCGTGCTAGTTCAACGAGTAATCCTGGATTTGCATCTGTTAGTGCTGCTGCTAAACTGTTACAGGAGGCTATTGCTACTCCGCTAAATCCTTGTGCAGTGTCCAATGGTGATGGAGCAATTGTGCATAAAAAGCTCTCCAAAGTTTCAACAAGCAATGATGCAGATGGTTGTGCTTCTGCTGCTGCTACTGAGAGTAATTCATGCCCGAATTCTCCGGTCTGCACTCAAAGAAAGCAGCAACAAATTAAATTTCCTAAGGAACATGGCAGCACTAGAGTACAACAGCAGCAACTTGCAGATGTGTTGCAATCAAAAAGTAGCAAGACCTCCTCAAGACTTGACACACCGACAGTGACTGGTGCTGCTAGGATTGTCCCATCTAGATATAGGACTCCTCAGTCTTTACACCGTCACGGTCCAACCAATAATCCTGGAGGAACATTGGTCAGTGCCGCTGATAAACTATTGCGGGAGGCTACTGCTACACCTGTGAATCCTTGTACTTTGTCTCAGGATGATGGAGCATTAATCTCCAGAAAGCTTTCAAAAGTTTCTACTAGCCATGATGTAGATTCTggtgctactgctactactaagGGAAGTTCATGCCCAAGTTCTCCAGTTTGCACCCAGATTACTAAGGGAAGTTCAGGTCCGAGTTCTCCAGTTTGCACCCAGAGCAATAAGACGCGGACATTATCAGCGGTGAGGTCTTCTATGCCTGAGATTGATAGATGTCTTACTGAGAGAAATAGAGACAATAACAACAAAACATTTGATGATTGCAGTTCTTATAAATCTGCATCTTCTACTTGCGCTCGTTCATTGCATCTGCCAGCAGCCAACAATGAAAATTCCTCCTCTTGGCTATCTCTCAAACCAACTGACATGTTTGCTTCCATCCCTTCTAGATCATCTTTCAAAATGGGGAGCCTTTGCTTGCCTCCTCATCCAAGTTCCAATAAATTGGGAGCAGATGCAAGGAAAGTAAGGAAGGGTTTCAGTGATCAGGAAGATGTTCATTCCTTCAAGTTGCTCTATAATCGTTACCTTCAATGGCGATTTGTGAATGCCAAAGCAGAGACCTCCATGAATTCCCAAAGACAGGATAGTGAGAGAAGGCTTTATTCCTTTGCACACCAGTTAACTGATTTACGTGATGCTGTTCACCAGAAACGCGCTGAACTTGAGTATTTGCAAAGGATCAAAACCTTATCCACTATTCTTGAAGCACAATCACCATGTCTTGAGGAATGGGCTAACCTGGAAGAGGATTACTCAACTTCTCTGTCAGGTACAACTAGTGCCTTGCGCAATTGCTCTCTAAGACTTCCTATCAGCGCGGAAGTTCAGGTTAATACAAGAGAGTTAGGGGATGCTCTTAATTCATCTACAAAGGTGATGGAAATGATCGGTTTGCAGATTCAGAACTTTATGCAAAAGGCAGAAGAAACAGAAAGTTTAATATCTGAACTAGCTAGAGTGAGTGGTGTAGAGAGAGCTCTTGTTGAGGAATGTGGGGATTTATTGTTGAAGACATATATCTCACAGGTGACAGAATGGAGTTTAAGGGGACAGATGATTCAAATGCATAGAGACAACCTTTATCAAGTTCAGAAAGAATGa